From the genome of Candidozyma auris chromosome 2, complete sequence, one region includes:
- a CDS encoding ubiquitin-binding SDF ubiquitin ligase complex subunit, translating into MNLHDACSSDGSEDATKHLSSILEKGLSRTSKAVKAENQLSVRQSAWSDSTAEITPQPEEPQGPSPPPQPPTEEMSVVTPFLAKHIADHNNIPSDNFHKYCYRHNPEIMCNKQADAVKMKAIQHELEKLPSRDQEAISHVWSIFSAAPHSHRSLILRGLLTQCCFPQLSTISQEISQLIRIDFIATLPVEISLKILCYLDCKSLCNAAQVSRKWKELADDDRVWHHMCEQHIDRKCPNCGWGLPLMHMKRAREYSNDDDSSGNAKRRKADCKKRPWKSVYSERYQLEKNWRNGSYVLKTFQGHKDGITCLQFNRKYLMSGSYDATIKIWNMKTGECLKTLTGHSKGVRALAFDSQKLITGGLDSTVKVWNYHSGKCIATYRGHEDAVSSVDFSGKTIVSGSADCTVKVWHVDSRTCFTLRGHSDCVNCVKIHEPSNTVFSASDDTTVKMWDLKNNQCLRVFGGLENNGHVGQVETAIPFKYVSGDLIEDENESENENSGNHLLHQQHQYEQQTHHQNHQTNSSQSPSRPEPLPELPEGPDYPTHLLTSSLDNTIKLWDVKTGKCVRTQFGHIEGVWSISADTFRIVSGAHDRLVKVWDLQDGKCLHTFGNNASVSCVGLSSNIFVAGLENGMIKMYNFTC; encoded by the coding sequence ATGAACCTTCATGATGCTTGTTCTTCTGATGGCTCAGAGGACGCCACGAAACATCTCAGTTCGATTCTTGAGAAGGGCCTTTCTCGTACATCCAAGGCAGTTAAAGCGGAAAACCAGCTCTCTGTACGCCAGTCTGCCTGGCTGGATAGCACCGCTGAAATCACGCCTCAGCCGGAGGAGCCTCAGGGGCCCTCGCCGCCTCCACAACCACCCACGGAAGAGATGCTGGTGGTGACTCCGTTCTTGGCTAAACATATCGCTGACCATAATAATATCCCTTCCGATAACTTCCACAAGTACTGCTACAGACACAACCCAGAAATAATGTGCAACAAACAGGCGGATGCCGTGAAAATGAAGGCTATACAGCATGAACTCGAAAAGCTACCTTCAAGAGACCAGGAAGCCATTTCTCACGTGTGGTCCATCTTCAGTGCTGCTCCTCATTCCCACAGAAGCCTCATTCTAAGGGGATTGCTCACGCAATGCTGTTTTCCGCAACTTTCCACTATATCTCAAGAAATCAGTCAGCTCATTCGCATAGATTTCATTGCCACCCTTCCAGTGGAGATCTCTCTAAAGATTCTATGTTATTTGGACTGCAAGTCCCTCTGCAATGCCGCACAAGTGTCTCGCAAATGGAAAGAACTCGCGGACGACGATCGTGTTTGGCACCATATGTGTGAGCAGCATATCGACAGAAAGTGTCCTAACTGTGGTTGGGGGCTTCCCCTCATGCATATGAAGCGTGCTCGGGAGTATAGCAACGACGACGATTCTTCTGGGAACGCAAAGCGTCGCAAGGCGGATTGCAAGAAGAGACCGTGGAAATCTGTGTACAGTGAAAGATATCAATTGGAAAAGAATTGGAGAAACGGGAGTTACGTTTTGAAAACATTCCAAGGACACAAGGATGGCATTACGTGCCTTCAATTCAACAGAAAATACCTCATGTCCGGTTCATACGATGCAACGATAAAAATCTGGAATATGAAGACGGGAGAGTGTTTAAAGACATTGACGGGCCACTCAAAAGGAGTACGTGCCTTGGCATTCgattctcaaaaacttaTAACCGGAGGGTTGGATTCGACTGTCAAGGTGTGGAATTACCACTCAGGGAAATGCATTGCTACGTACAGAGGACATGAAGACGCGGTATCTAGTGTGGACTTCTCTGGGAAGACGATCGTATCAGGTTCTGCCGATTGCACCGTCAAAGTGTGGCATGTCGATTCAAGAACATGTTTCACATTACGTGGACACAGCGATTGTGTTAATTGCGTTAAAATCCACGAGCCATCCAATACAGTCTTTAGTGCATCCGATGACACTACTGTAAAAATGTgggacttgaagaacaatCAGTGCCTTCGTGTTTTCGGCGGTTTGGAAAATAACGGCCATGTAGGTCAGGTTGAGACTGCCATTCCTTTCAAGTATGTTAGTGGTGATTTGATCGAGGATGAAAATGAGAGTGAGAATGAAAACTCCGGTAACCATTTACTCCACCAGCAGCATCAATACGAACAACAAACGCATCATCAAAACCACCAAACCAACTCGTCTCAGTCACCGCTGAGGCCAGAACCTTTGCCCGAATTACCAGAGGGACCTGATTACCCTACTCATCTTCTTACATCATCATTGGACAACACGATCAAATTGTGGGATGTAAAGACGGGGAAATGTGTCAGAACGCAATTTGGTCATATAGAGGGTGTCTGGTCAATAAGCGCAGATACCTTTAGAATTGTCAGTGGAGCTCATGATAGGTTGGTTAAGGTTTGGGATTTGCAGGATGGAAAATGTTTACATACTTTTGGAAACAACGCCAGTGTAAGCTGTGTTGGCTTGTCAAGCAACATATTCGTTGCAGGGCTTGAAAACGGTATGATAAAAATGTATAATTTCACATGTTAA
- the ZPR1 gene encoding zinc finger-containing protein ZPR1, whose protein sequence is MKRHDETPAPSSLEDKKPRLDMVENEDQQAFANVGDQVNSVTQTGAEDAQGHPVQEVESMCMRCHKNGTTRMLLTKIPYFREIIVMSFACPHCEFRNSEIQAAAQIAEKGSRYIFKIESKEDFSRQVVKSETATCMFTELELEIPPERGQLTNIEGLLNEMIENLQLDQEARKEAQPEVYEKIEAFLKKVKACLEGENLPLTFYVDDPAGNSWVEYLPGQPAHKWSMYEYNRTAEQNVYLGLISADDVAQHKLAESKQKKEATDSNVSASLNNETDSHPKVSGFTDHSEIENFENEVQTFHATCSACSAPCETHMKTVNIPHFKDVIIMSTVCDRCGYKSNEVKTGGATPDKGRKISLKITDPEDLARDILKSETCGMKIPELSLDLTPGTLGGRFTTIEGLLTQVYEELHSRVFTQTSDSMDDETKQRWTSFFAKLQDAKEGKIGFTIFMEDPLASSYIQNVYAPDNDPNMTIEDYERTHEQNEELGLNDMKV, encoded by the coding sequence ATGAAGAGACACGACGAAACTCCAGCACCACTGTCGTTAGAAGATAAAAAACCAAGACTAGACATGGTTGAGAACGAAGATCAACAGGCATTTGCCAACGTTGGCGACCAGGTCAATTCTGTCACTCAAACTGGCGCTGAGGACGCCCAGGGCCATCCAGTGCAAGAGGTTGAGTCCATGTGCATGAGATGCCACAAGAATGGAACGACTAGAATGTTGTTAACTAAGATTCCTTACTTTCGCGAGATCATCGTGATGTCGTTCGCATGTCCCCACTGCGAGTTCAGAAACTCCGAAATCCAGGCGGCTGCCCAAATCGCTGAGAAGGGTTCTCGCTATATCTTCAAGATCGAATCCAAGGAGGACTTCTCAAGGCAGGTTGTCAAATCAGAGACAGCTACTTGCATGTTCACAGAGTTGGAGCTTGAAATCCCACCTGAGCGTGGCCAGTTGACCAACATCGAGGGTCTTCTCAACGAAATGATCGAAAATTTGCAGTTGGATCAAGAGGCTCGTAAAGAAGCTCAGCCGGAGGTATACGAGAAAATTGAagcattcttgaaaaaggtCAAAGCCTGTCTAGAAGGTGAAAACTTGCCGCTCACTTTCTACGTTGACGATCCAGCTGGTAACTCATGGGTTGAATACTTGCCCGGCCAGCCCGCTCATAAATGGTCCATGTACGAGTATAACAGAACGGCGGAGCAAAATGTCTACTTGGGCTTGATTTCTGCTGATGATGTTGCACAGCATAAGTTGGCAGAgctgaagcagaagaaagaggcTACTGACCTGAACGTTAGTGCTTCTTTGAACAATGAAACAGACTCCCATCCTAAGGTTTCTGGATTTACCGATCACAGCGAGATTGAAAACtttgaaaatgaagttCAGACTTTCCATGCGACGTGTTCCGCTTGCTCTGCCCCTTGCGAGACTCACATGAAGACAGTAAACATACCTCATTTCAAGGACGTCATCATTATGTCTACAGTTTGCGACAGGTGTGGCTACAAATCCAATGAAGTTAAAACTGGAGGTGCCACACCAGACAAGGGTAGGAAGATCAGCTTGAAGATCACTGACCCTGAAGATTTGGCTAGGGATATATTGAAGTCAGAAACCTGTGGAATGAAAATTCCTGAGTTGAGTCTAGATTTGACCCCAGGTACTTTGGGAGGTAGATTCACAACCATCGAGGGTTTGTTGACACAGGTGTATGAGGAGTTACATTCTAGAGTTTTCACTCAGACTTCTGACTCCATGGATGATGAAACTAAGCAAAGATGGACATCGTTTTTCGCAAAGTTGCAAGATGCCAAAGAGGGTAAAATTGGTTTTACTATCTTTATGGAAGATccattggcttcttcataCATTCAGAATGTCTACGCTCCAGACAACGACCCCAACATGACGATTGAAGACTACGAGAGAACTCATGAGCAGAACGAAGAGTTGGGTTTGAACGACATGAAAGTTTAG
- a CDS encoding exosome non-catalytic core subunit RRP40: protein MSRIIIPGDSLLKGISEEDEITIGPGIYKTPKTQEIIPQQAGYLKVIEKKGNDKLLFIESNSKRYIPQVNDLVVGVVTGTFGDFFKVSLQDNSQQVQLSMMAFPNASKKNRPNLKVGQAVYARISEANPEVDIEIECIDPETGKEGGFGPLDESGFLFHVNLNFARELLFNKSCIFLEKLAAKYPFEIAIGINGRIWIKVGEGLSKKTTETKEEEDVDMDKSDVSFKDMMLTLAAANYLQACQRITQDKADAALKNAFKGTGNL from the coding sequence ATGAGCAGGATAATAATACCTGGAgattctttgttgaagggcATCTcagaggaagatgagatCACCATAGGACCAGGTATTTATAAAACCCCGaaaactcaagaaatcaTACCGCAACAAGCAGGCTACCTCAAAGtaattgaaaagaaaggaaacGACAAACTACTCTTTATTGAATCCAATTCGAAAAGATATATTCCCCAAGTAAATGATCTTGTTGTGGGTGTCGTCACGGGAACTTTTggtgacttcttcaaagtctcTCTACAGGACAACTCCCAGCAGGTACAGCTATCAATGATGGCGTTTCCCAACGCCAGCAAGAAGAACCGTCCAAATCTAAAGGTAGGCCAAGCGGTTTACGCAAGGATAAGCGAGGCTAACCCTGAAGTTGATATCGAGATTGAGTGCATAGACCCTGAAACAGGTAAGGAGGGGGGATTCGGCCCTCTTGATGAGAGCGGGTTTTTGTTTCACGTCAACCTAAATTTTGCCAGAGAGTTGCTTTTCAATAAAAGTTGCattttcttggagaagctcgCGGCAAAGTACCCTTTCGAAATTGCCATTGGCATTAACGGAAGGATCTGGATAAAAGTCGGTGAAGGGCTTTCGAAGAAAACGACAGAGAcgaaggaggaagaagatgtagACATGGACAAGTCAGATGTGTCGTTCAAAGATATGATGCTAACgttggcagcagcaaacTATTTACAGGCGTGCCAGAGAATAACTCAAGATAAGGCGGATGCAGCTCTTAAGAACGCATTCAAAGGGACTGGCAACTTATAG
- a CDS encoding tRNA methyltransferase PPM2, protein MSKRSVEAIYNPVLDPKQKEWIKYFVPKLKRRSPAINRGYWIRMESIKEMVLKIKEKYAASGLPVRVVNLGCGFDTLPFQLLANGPERLEFYDFDYPELVKRKLSVIESSDEILEVIGKSDELSSKHTELGIELATKYYKLVGCDLKDTLRYQKQLELLLKGDKGAPTLFIAEVSLAYMKPQDANPVIEISSKLRNSHFLVLEQIMPSGPKHFFAEKMLHHFNHLRSPLQCVETYSTKDKQRCRFKQYFPQVEINDLFECWREIIHPERKKLVDKVEVFDEWEEFIVFCQHYVVIHATNSNNLFFRDKNVTNVETSYSEKVSVVHRGCEDLELKFPAACEVNHQDILIHGGMWQTRIDELLHIETDTFNKRLVALSEKRPSPRMCHTLTNAENGCFVVCGGRGRPGLVFDDVWIYECSSNSWTSLGSLPVPMYRHSAVCISPGVVLVFGEGQFVKISIENNAVFLLEAIGSVPSLQSCAFVYEASCGTGYIVGGMSDKTEPRINCEVYRFQITENTVTVESVVQATQLARIGCVGMLQNDTLVIAGGAGSQLHSQTTTVMAVDTRSWKIDNVCIDEKTWEKGPVFIGSAVAGNVIVGGGAVCYSFGSAYNSAFEVRFH, encoded by the coding sequence ATGTCTAAACGGTCTGTGGAGGCCATATACAACCCAGTACTCGATCCCAAGCAGAAAGAATGGATCAAATACTTTGTACCCAAGctaaaaagaagatctccAGCGATTAATCGGGGATACTGGATTAGAATGGAGAGTATCAAGGAAATGGTGCTaaaaatcaaggagaaatATGCTGCTTCAGGTCTTCCTGTGCGAGTTGTTAACTTGGGTTGTGGATTTGATACGCTTCCCTTCCAGCTCTTGGCCAATGGTCCCGAACGCCTCGAATTTTATGACTTTGATTATCCTGAGCTTGTAAAGAGAAAATTATCTGTGATTGAATCATCAGATGAGATTCTAGAAGTCATAGGAAAATCTGACGAGCTATCTTCGAAGCATACAGAGTTGGGGATTGAATTGGCAACGAAATACTACAAATTAGTCGGTTGTGACCTCAAGGATACACTTCGTTACCAGAAACAGCTTGAGTTGCTTTTGAAAGGTGACAAGGGCGCTCCAACCCTCTTCATTGCGGAGGTTTCTTTAGCGTACATGAAACCGCAGGACGCAAATCCGGTGATTGAGATATCATCCAAGCTTAGAAATTCccatttccttgttttAGAACAAATTATGCCTTCAGGGCCGAAACATTTTTTCGCTGAGAAAATGCTCCACCATTTCAACCATCTTCGGTCACCTTTACAATGCGTGGAGACGTATAGCACAAAGGATAAGCAGAGATGCCGGTTCAAACAATACTTCCCACAAGTCGAGATCAATGATCTTTTCGAGTGCTGGCGGGAAATTATACATCCTGagaggaagaagcttgtggaCAAGGTTGAAGTGTTTGACGAATGGGAAGAGTTCATAGTATTCTGCCAACACTACGTTGTCATTCATGCTACAAATTCCAATAATTTATTTTTTAGAGATAAAAACGTGACGAATGTCGAGACGTCTTATAGTGAGAAGGTATCCGTCGTCCATCGTGGATGTGAAGACCTCGAGCTCAAGTTCCCAGCTGCCTGTGAAGTAAACCATCAAGATATCTTGATTCATGGTGGTATGTGGCAGACCAGAATTGATGAATTGCTTCATATTGAAACAGATACATTCAATAAGAGGTTAGTAGCTCTTTCAGAGAAGAGACCGTCACCTAGAATGTGTCACACTTTGACCAACGCTGAAAACGGATGTTTCGTGGTTTGTGGAGGTCGTGGTCGCCCTGGACTCGTCTTCGACGACGTCTGGATCTACGAATGTTCATCCAACTCTTGGACCAGTTTGGGGTCTTTACCGGTTCCCATGTACCGCCATAGCGCAGTATGCATCTCACCAGGAGTGGTATTAGTATTCGGCGAGGGTCAATTCGTCAAAATCAGTATCGAAAACAACGCAGtttttttgcttgaagCAATTGGCTCCGTTCCTTCATTGCAAAGCTGTGCTTTCGTTTacgaagcttcttgtggaaCAGGGTACATTGTTGGAGGCATGAGCGACAAAACAGAGCCTCGTATTAACTGCGAGGTCTACAGGTTCCAGATCACAGAAAATACAGTTACTGTGGAGCTGGTGGTTCAAGCTACGCAGCTAGCACGAATCGGGTGCGTGGGGATGTTGCAAAACGATACCCTTGTGATTGCAGGCGGCGCAGGTTCCCAGCTCCACAGTCAAACCACCACAGTGATGGCAGTGGACACACGTCTGTGGAAAATCGACAATGTTTGCATTGACGAAAAAACGTGGGAGAAGGGACCCGTTTTCATAGGTTCGGCTGTAGCAGGTAATGTTATCGTCGGCGGCGGCGCCGTGTGCTACTCCTTTGGCAGCGCCTATAACAGTGCCTTTGAAGTGCGATTCCACTAG
- the ZCF17 gene encoding Zcf17p — protein sequence MAKSASRRRHTNSKLGCANCKRKKIRCDEELPQCLNCRKGRKETCSYLSLSSAEINRIKLTHSLRNSQNKLLASSFRLPTSTNSAWKSERLSSVVRLPDEKNGDDNMLEFKFEFSMLESKYPMSRYPSVQFHNVFVDSIDSEYGVDHDYRSPSDPHFASSEILSSSESIAAPNEKGLPNCIQVRTTFTRLNHRALFDKSFFKYNPICTLLHRFSPELVFSRIFFVCQKTFGASLSLSRIKQDSIIGRSIQKHAITSLESKCIAAANEIRQSFPEAIRVFQHNLRDEKQPVHEMNTQRLYLAFANWLAATTLSVLDCSIPTVFTFLVGQSIIFEEYLSHALKHDNTEVSGVQWLSLMKKNILFIHLPPYEPAFLFEMRCNLEVVFGMLKNPIVTFENQTDLLYYKRLKYYCGQMLEFLETEMLPVVYSSRNEHFVTTYPPSLMYNVVRKWVFLMPNKFNLCVNNTLGNTFLRYLSDTVKMYRAAISVGLDAVFPTARYLLSLGFEDPTFTMHQHCSYAKPSLDDFEDASFSELIWRHNVYALRIYSFFRRRFDLYRNHVIWKGSFSDINSSNRFSARHMKNALEIPVRSFSHSPLSPEHYARQIHGHYDSILKDPSASAVYTRPDDPNERLFQKAASFDLFDLSHEVNLTPTLSCQYDYVPDIGKCMEETTHSFEDLKNYFEDRKCILQGIF from the coding sequence ATGGCAAAGCTGGCGTCCCGAAGAAGGCACACCAACTCGAAGCTTGGGTGTGCCAATTGCAAACGAAAAAAGATTCGCTGTGACGAGGAACTCCCGCAGTGTCTCAACTGCCGCAAGGGGAGAAAAGAGACATGTTCCTACTTGTCCTTGTCGAGCGCTGAGATCAACAGGATCAAGTTGACCCATTCCTTGAGAAACTCTCAAAATAAGCTTTTGGCAAGCAGCTTCAGGCTTCCGACGTCGACCAACTCCGCATGGAAATCCGAGCGTTTGTCGCTGGTGGTTCGCTTGCCTGATGAAAAGAATGGCGATGACAACATGCTTGAGTTTAAGTTTGAATTCTCCATGCTTGAGAGCAAATATCCCATGCTGCGGTATCCATCTGTGCAATTCCACAATGTGTTCGTTGACTCGATTGACTCAGAATACGGTGTGGATCATGACTACAGGTCCCCGTCGGACCCTCACTTCGCTCTGTCTGAAATACTCTCCTCGAGCGAGTCGATAGCGGCTCCAAATGAGAAGGGCCTTCCTAATTGCATTCAGGTGAGAACCACCTTCACAAGACTTAATCATCGAGCCTTATTCGACAAGTCTTTCTTTAAATACAACCCCATCTGCACTTTACTCCACAGGTTCAGTCCTGAGCTTGTTTTTTCAAGGATATTCTTCGTTTGCCAAAAAACTTTTGGTGCCtctttgctgcttctgcgTATTAAGCAGGATTCCATCATAGGTCGCTCGATCCAGAAGCACGCCATAACTTCCTTAGAGTCAAAGTGCATCGCCGCTGCCAATGAGATACGACAGCTGTTTCCGGAAGCTATACGAGTGTTTCAGCATAATTTGCGTGACGAAAAGCAGCCGGTGCACGAAATGAACACTCAGAGACTTTACTTAGCATTCGCCAACTGGTTGGCTGCAACGACTCTATCTGTTCTCGATTGCTCGATACCAACTGTTTTCACTTTTCTTGTGGGCCAAAGTATAATCTTCGAAGAGTATCTTAGTCATGCTTTAAAGCACGACAATACTGAGGTCTCAGGTGTGCAGTGGCTCTCGCTTATGAAGAAAAATATCCTATTTATTCATTTACCTCCTTACGAACCGGCATTTCTCTTCGAGATGCGTTGCAACTTAGAGGTTGTCTTTGGTATGCTCAAAAACCCAATAGTTACATTTGAAAATCAAACGGACTTGTTGTATTATAAAAGACTAAAATATTACTGTGGCCAAAtgcttgagtttcttgagaCTGAAATGCTCCCAGTGGTCTACTCATCCAGAAATGAGCATTTTGTCACGACTTATCCTCCCAGCTTGATGTACAATGTCGTTAGAAAATGGGTATTTTTAATGCCCAACAAATTCAATCTTTGTGTGAATAACACCTTGGGGAATACATTTCTCAGATACCTCTCTGACACAGTGAAAATGTATAGGGCTGCAATATCAGTGGGACTTGATGCCGTGTTTCCGACTGCCAGGTATCTACTATCTTTAGGCTTTGAAGACCCCACGTTTACTATGCATCAACACTGTTCCTATGCAAAACCTCTGCTTGATGACTTTGAGGATGCATCATTTTCTGAACTAATATGGCGGCATAATGTTTATGCTCTTCGAATTTACAGTTTTTTCCGCAGAAGATTCGACTTATACAGAAATCATGTTATTTGGAAAGGATCCTTTTCCGATATTAACTCGAGCAATCGTTTCAGTGCAAGACACATGAAGAATGCTCTCGAAATACCAGTGAGAAGCTTTAGTCATCTGCCCTTGAGTCCAGAGCATTATGCTCGTCAAATACATGGACATTATGATTCGATTCTCAAGGACCCCTCAGCATCTGCAGTGTACACCCGTCCTGATGACCCGAACGAAAGGCTCTTTCAGAAAGCTGCACTGTTCGATCTCTTTGATCTAAGTCATGAGGTGAATTTGACTCCCACTTTATCATGTCAGTATGATTATGTTCCAGATATTGGAAAGTGTATGGAGGAGACTACTCACTCctttgaagatttgaaaaattacTTCGAAGACCGCAAATGCATCTTACAAGGCATATTTTAG